The following coding sequences lie in one Halorarum halophilum genomic window:
- a CDS encoding YihY/virulence factor BrkB family protein encodes MDSTRGPMDTLRAMLAVGREEQIGVSAASLGYYAFNALLPLLLLVITVFSATGNLAGIPAFVERVAGVNPQRLQSLLQQFGGDAPGQSRAVVLALVITSWSGLRMFRAVDSNFVALYGERKSRSLVQHLLDSLLVLATVSIGLVGLAVGGAALAVAVSGILWVFLGPVLLFAGLVALFVPMYYLLAIDSTVRQVLPGAAFAAGLWTVSMLGFRLYFSTAESVKLYGLAGGVLLVLSWLYVAALALLLGVVLNALLAGRVEPDHGWLPHVDAE; translated from the coding sequence ATGGACTCCACGCGGGGGCCGATGGACACGCTGCGGGCGATGCTCGCTGTCGGTCGGGAGGAGCAGATCGGGGTGAGCGCGGCGAGCCTCGGATACTACGCGTTCAACGCGCTGCTTCCCCTGCTGCTGCTGGTGATCACCGTGTTCTCCGCGACGGGGAACCTCGCGGGTATCCCCGCCTTCGTCGAACGCGTGGCCGGAGTCAACCCCCAGCGGCTCCAGTCGCTCCTCCAGCAGTTCGGCGGCGACGCGCCGGGGCAGAGCCGTGCGGTCGTGCTCGCGCTGGTCATCACGAGCTGGAGCGGCCTCCGGATGTTCCGCGCCGTCGACAGCAACTTCGTCGCGCTGTACGGCGAGCGGAAGAGCCGCTCGCTGGTCCAGCATCTCCTCGACAGCCTGCTCGTGCTGGCGACCGTCTCCATCGGCCTCGTCGGCCTGGCCGTCGGTGGGGCCGCGCTCGCCGTCGCGGTCTCGGGTATCCTGTGGGTGTTCCTCGGCCCGGTGCTCCTGTTCGCGGGGCTCGTCGCGCTGTTCGTCCCGATGTACTACCTGCTCGCGATCGACTCGACGGTCCGCCAGGTGCTCCCGGGGGCGGCGTTCGCGGCGGGGCTGTGGACCGTCTCCATGCTCGGGTTCCGGCTCTACTTCTCCACGGCCGAGAGCGTCAAGCTGTACGGCCTCGCCGGCGGCGTCCTGCTCGTCCTCTCCTGGCTGTACGTCGCCGCGCTCGCGCTGCTGCTCGGCGTCGTCCTCAACGCGCTTCTGGCCGGTCGCGTCGAACCGGACCACGGCTGGCTCCCCCACGTCGACGCGGAGTGA